A genome region from Baekduia alba includes the following:
- the lon gene encoding endopeptidase La gives MSSLLLIPLDDTVVFPTMDVTLPVDTAGEDRVLLVPRHEGEYASVGTIATVAQRVRLPGGGHGAMLEGIARGVAGAAHTDHAGRLRVEVEERVDDVPVDGRTRELEREYRATVEEILELRGDDGRIASWVRAITEPGPLADTSGYAPDLTFEQKVELLETVDVAARLELALTRQRERLAELQVRKRIREDVEEGAAKQQREYVLRKQMESIRRELGEDDATVGEDYRAKIEAAGMPDEVREQAERELQRLERSGEQSGEAQTIRTYLDWLVSVPWSERSEDQLDPVHTREVLDADHAGLSDVKDRIVEYVAVKKLREERGIAADKRSGAILTLIGPPGTGKTSIGESIARAMGREFVRMSLGGVRDEAEIRGHRRTYIGALPGRLVRALRDAGTMNPVILLDEVDKVGADWRGDPSAALLEVLDPAQNSTFRDHYLDVELDLSEVVFIATANQAETIPGPLLDRMEVIRFDGYTVDEKVAIGRDYLFPRQRERNGLREDEVVVDDGILRTVISEYTREAGVRQLERELGKVLRKAAVRIAADESIGAGGGLVIDLDAVRDALGRQKVFHEAAQRTAVPGVATGLAVTGTGGDVLFIEANATKSSKPGLQLTGQLGDVMKESARIALTFVRAHAEELGIDPGIFEEREFHVHIPAGAIPKDGPSAGITMTTALASLLTGRPVKHTVGMTGEVTLQGRVLPIGGLKQKVLAAHAAGLTDVILPERNRGDLDDVPDDVREAMTFHPVMTVAEVLEQALEPAPKAAESLAS, from the coding sequence GTGTCTTCCCTCCTTCTCATCCCGCTCGACGACACCGTCGTCTTCCCCACGATGGACGTCACCCTGCCGGTGGACACCGCCGGTGAGGACCGCGTCCTGCTCGTCCCCCGCCACGAGGGCGAGTACGCATCAGTCGGCACCATCGCGACCGTCGCGCAGCGCGTCCGCCTTCCCGGCGGCGGGCATGGCGCGATGCTCGAGGGCATCGCCCGCGGCGTTGCCGGCGCCGCCCACACCGATCACGCCGGGCGCCTGCGCGTCGAGGTCGAGGAGCGCGTCGACGACGTGCCCGTCGACGGCCGCACGCGCGAGCTCGAGCGTGAGTACCGAGCCACCGTCGAGGAGATCCTCGAGCTGCGCGGCGACGACGGCCGCATCGCCTCCTGGGTGCGCGCCATCACCGAGCCGGGCCCGCTGGCCGACACGTCCGGCTACGCCCCCGACCTGACCTTCGAGCAGAAGGTCGAGCTGCTGGAGACCGTCGACGTGGCGGCCCGCCTGGAGCTCGCCCTCACCCGTCAGCGCGAGCGGCTCGCCGAGCTGCAGGTGCGCAAGCGCATCCGCGAGGACGTCGAGGAAGGCGCCGCCAAGCAGCAGCGCGAGTACGTCCTGCGCAAGCAGATGGAGTCGATCCGTCGCGAGCTCGGCGAGGACGACGCCACGGTCGGCGAGGACTACCGGGCCAAGATCGAGGCCGCCGGCATGCCCGACGAGGTCCGCGAGCAGGCCGAGCGCGAGCTGCAGCGCCTGGAGCGCTCAGGCGAGCAGTCCGGCGAGGCCCAGACGATCCGGACCTACCTCGACTGGCTCGTCTCCGTGCCGTGGAGCGAGCGCTCCGAGGACCAGCTCGACCCCGTCCACACCCGTGAGGTGCTGGACGCCGACCACGCCGGCCTGTCCGACGTCAAGGACCGCATCGTCGAGTACGTCGCCGTCAAGAAGCTGCGCGAGGAGCGCGGCATCGCGGCCGACAAGCGCAGCGGCGCGATCCTGACGCTCATCGGCCCGCCCGGCACCGGCAAGACGTCGATCGGCGAGTCGATCGCCCGCGCCATGGGCCGTGAGTTCGTGCGCATGTCGCTCGGCGGCGTCCGCGACGAGGCCGAGATCCGCGGCCACCGCCGCACGTACATCGGCGCGCTCCCGGGCCGCCTCGTGCGCGCGCTGCGCGACGCCGGGACCATGAACCCGGTGATCCTGCTCGACGAGGTCGACAAGGTCGGCGCCGACTGGCGCGGCGACCCGTCGGCGGCGTTGTTGGAGGTGTTGGACCCGGCGCAGAACTCGACGTTCCGCGACCACTACCTCGACGTCGAGCTCGACCTGTCCGAGGTCGTGTTCATCGCGACCGCGAACCAGGCCGAGACGATCCCCGGCCCGCTGCTGGACCGCATGGAGGTCATCCGCTTCGACGGCTACACCGTCGACGAGAAGGTCGCCATCGGCCGCGACTACCTGTTCCCGCGTCAGCGTGAGCGCAACGGGCTGCGCGAAGACGAGGTCGTCGTCGACGACGGGATCCTGCGCACGGTGATCTCCGAGTACACCCGCGAGGCGGGCGTGCGCCAGCTCGAGCGCGAGCTCGGGAAGGTGCTGCGCAAGGCGGCGGTCCGAATCGCTGCCGACGAGTCGATCGGGGCGGGTGGGGGCCTGGTCATCGACCTCGATGCGGTGCGCGACGCCCTCGGGCGCCAGAAGGTGTTCCACGAGGCGGCGCAGCGCACGGCGGTCCCGGGCGTCGCGACCGGCCTGGCGGTCACCGGCACCGGCGGCGACGTCCTGTTCATCGAGGCCAACGCCACCAAGTCGTCCAAGCCCGGCCTGCAGCTCACGGGCCAGCTCGGCGACGTGATGAAGGAGTCGGCGCGGATCGCGCTGACGTTCGTCCGGGCCCACGCCGAGGAGCTCGGGATCGACCCCGGGATCTTCGAGGAGCGCGAGTTCCACGTGCACATCCCCGCGGGAGCGATCCCGAAGGACGGCCCGAGCGCCGGCATCACGATGACGACGGCGCTGGCGTCGCTGCTGACCGGCCGCCCGGTCAAGCACACGGTCGGCATGACCGGCGAGGTCACGCTGCAGGGCCGCGTGCTCCCGATCGGCGGGCTCAAGCAGAAGGTGCTCGCGGCGCACGCCGCGGGCCTGACCGACGTGATCCTCCCCGAGCGCAACCGCGGCGACCTGGACGACGTCCCGGACGACGTGCGCGAGGCGATGACGTTCCACCCGGTGATGACCGTCGCCGAGGTGCTGGAGCAGGCGCTCGAGCCGGCGCCGAAGGCCGCGGAGTCGCTCGCGTCCTAG
- a CDS encoding helix-turn-helix domain-containing protein yields MDERLPSELADALRPGLPRLADEIIGAIGREVAEYRRPLEGPFGQGLRFGVERALGRFVEALVDPAHADDSATRAVYVELGRGEMRAGRSLDALLSAYRLGARIAWERCVAAGQAAGFPPEILYSLASAIFSYIDRISAESVEGYAAEQSATLAERQRRRRALVRMLAQPDAGPEAVRDLAQLAVWARPATVAGLVTRTEDADRLASRLGGETIAAAEQELALAFVPDADAPGRHAELTAALDGAPAALGPTVALELAAQSLLRAQAAFGLVESGVLPPSSPLVTDEHLPDLLLHGDGALAADLAARALAPLDDVRDSTRARLLETLRAWLDEPGQVTRVAERLHVHPQTVRYRMAQLRDLFGARLDDPDARFELALALRATAELAEAPAL; encoded by the coding sequence ATGGACGAGCGCCTGCCCTCAGAGCTCGCGGACGCGCTGCGCCCCGGGCTGCCGCGGCTGGCCGACGAGATCATCGGCGCGATCGGCCGCGAGGTCGCGGAGTACCGCCGCCCGCTGGAGGGGCCGTTCGGGCAGGGCCTGCGCTTCGGCGTCGAGCGCGCGCTCGGGCGCTTCGTCGAGGCGCTCGTCGACCCGGCGCACGCCGACGACAGCGCGACGCGCGCGGTCTACGTCGAGCTGGGGCGCGGCGAGATGCGCGCCGGACGGTCGCTCGACGCCCTGCTCTCCGCCTACCGCCTGGGCGCGCGGATCGCGTGGGAGCGGTGCGTCGCCGCGGGCCAGGCCGCGGGCTTCCCGCCCGAGATCCTGTACTCGCTGGCCTCGGCGATCTTCTCCTACATCGACCGGATCTCGGCCGAGTCGGTCGAGGGCTACGCGGCCGAGCAGTCGGCCACGCTGGCCGAGCGCCAGCGCCGCCGCCGCGCGCTGGTCCGGATGCTCGCGCAGCCCGACGCGGGGCCCGAGGCCGTGCGCGACCTCGCGCAGCTCGCGGTCTGGGCGCGGCCGGCGACGGTCGCGGGGCTCGTCACCCGGACCGAGGACGCCGACCGGCTCGCGTCGCGGTTGGGGGGCGAGACGATCGCGGCCGCCGAGCAGGAGCTGGCGCTCGCGTTCGTCCCCGACGCCGACGCGCCCGGCCGCCACGCGGAGCTGACGGCGGCGCTCGACGGCGCGCCGGCGGCGCTGGGGCCGACCGTCGCGCTCGAGCTCGCGGCGCAGTCGCTGCTGCGCGCGCAGGCCGCGTTCGGGCTGGTCGAGAGCGGGGTCCTGCCGCCGTCCAGCCCGCTGGTCACCGACGAGCACCTGCCCGACCTGCTGCTGCACGGCGACGGCGCGCTGGCCGCCGACCTCGCGGCGCGGGCGCTGGCGCCGTTGGACGACGTCCGCGACTCCACGCGCGCGCGGCTGCTCGAGACGCTGCGCGCGTGGCTCGACGAGCCCGGCCAGGTCACGCGCGTCGCCGAGCGCCTGCACGTGCACCCGCAGACCGTGCGCTACCGGATGGCGCAGCTGCGCGACCTGTTCGGCGCGCGGCTGGACGACCCGGACGCGCGCTTCGAGCTGGCGCTCGCGCTGCGCGCGACGGCCGAGCTGGCCGAGGCGCCTGCGCTCTAG
- a CDS encoding CAP domain-containing protein, which translates to MIAIAAGACATGAPVASAAAPPASCAGADAVATPANVAQTRAAIACLIDAARAGRGAPALRRDARLRVAAQRFAATLDPAKPLTHTGSGGSSPLDRVAKAGYGRGTFSAGEALGRSTDELATPTARVKAWLADPQPRRLLLSAKYRDVGIGVVTRGTVTTFVVDVARRDS; encoded by the coding sequence ATGATTGCCATCGCTGCGGGGGCGTGCGCCACCGGCGCCCCGGTCGCGAGCGCCGCGGCGCCGCCGGCTTCCTGCGCCGGCGCAGACGCCGTCGCGACGCCGGCCAACGTCGCGCAGACCCGCGCGGCGATCGCCTGCCTCATCGACGCCGCGCGCGCCGGCCGCGGCGCGCCCGCCCTCCGGCGCGACGCCAGGCTGCGCGTCGCCGCCCAGCGCTTCGCCGCCACGCTGGACCCGGCCAAGCCGCTGACGCACACGGGCTCCGGCGGCTCCAGCCCGCTCGATCGCGTCGCCAAGGCCGGCTACGGCCGCGGGACGTTCAGCGCCGGCGAGGCGCTCGGCCGCTCGACCGACGAGCTCGCCACCCCCACCGCGCGCGTCAAGGCGTGGCTCGCCGACCCGCAGCCGCGCCGCCTGCTGCTCAGCGCGAAGTACCGCGACGTCGGCATCGGCGTCGTGACGCGCGGCACGGTGACCACGTTCGTGGTCGACGTCGCGCGCCGCGACTCCTAG
- a CDS encoding acyl-CoA desaturase produces the protein MSRAQRNTNLAAVIIPLLAFFAAIVLLWNKVVGWNDLLLLAILYVLTGLGITVGFHRMLTHRSFQTSKAVERTFAVLGSLAVQGSVIQWVSDHRKHHAHTDEEGDPHSPHAGFAGGGVKGTLKGLFHAHVGWILTEEGGAARAQYAKDLVEDRGMRRISDNFHWLVLLSLAIPAAGGFALSGGSWKGAATGLLWGGLVRIFLLHHVTWSINSICHFVGTRRFDVDDHSTNVFWLALPSFGEAWHHNHHTFPRSAQHGLKRWERAMDPSAGVIWALERLGLVWNVVRITPERQAEKTLTQQV, from the coding sequence ATGTCCAGGGCTCAGCGCAACACCAACCTGGCGGCGGTCATCATCCCGCTGCTCGCCTTCTTCGCCGCGATCGTCCTGCTGTGGAACAAGGTCGTCGGCTGGAACGACCTCCTGCTGCTGGCGATCCTCTACGTGTTGACCGGCCTCGGCATCACGGTCGGCTTCCACCGGATGCTCACGCACCGCTCGTTCCAGACCTCGAAGGCCGTGGAGCGCACCTTCGCGGTCCTCGGCTCGCTGGCCGTGCAGGGTTCGGTGATCCAATGGGTGTCGGACCACCGCAAGCATCACGCGCACACCGACGAGGAGGGCGACCCGCACTCGCCGCACGCCGGGTTCGCGGGCGGCGGCGTGAAGGGCACGCTCAAGGGCCTCTTCCACGCCCACGTCGGCTGGATCCTCACCGAGGAGGGCGGCGCGGCCCGCGCGCAGTACGCCAAGGACCTCGTCGAGGACCGCGGGATGCGGCGCATCAGCGACAACTTCCACTGGCTCGTGCTCCTGTCGCTGGCGATCCCGGCCGCCGGCGGCTTCGCGCTCAGCGGCGGCTCGTGGAAGGGCGCGGCCACCGGGCTGCTGTGGGGCGGCCTGGTCCGGATCTTCCTGCTGCACCACGTGACGTGGTCGATCAACTCGATCTGCCACTTCGTCGGGACGCGGCGCTTCGACGTCGACGACCACTCGACCAACGTCTTCTGGCTGGCGCTGCCCTCCTTCGGCGAGGCCTGGCACCACAACCACCACACGTTCCCGCGCTCCGCGCAGCACGGCCTCAAGCGCTGGGAGCGCGCGATGGACCCCTCGGCCGGCGTCATCTGGGCGCTGGAGCGCCTCGGCCTGGTCTGGAACGTCGTCCGGATCACGCCCGAGCGGCAGGCCGAGAAGACCCTCACGCAGCAGGTTTAA
- a CDS encoding NIPSNAP family protein gives MVTCHLRYEIDPGKLEDFERFGRAWIALVNRSGGTHHGYFLPSEGASDIAYALFSFPSLAAYEEYRTKFGVDPDFVAADEIRERSGCVRRYERTFLRPVLDA, from the coding sequence ATGGTCACCTGTCACCTGCGCTACGAGATCGATCCGGGCAAGTTGGAGGACTTCGAGCGGTTCGGGCGGGCGTGGATCGCGCTCGTCAACCGGTCTGGCGGGACGCATCACGGGTACTTCCTGCCGTCGGAGGGTGCCAGCGACATCGCGTACGCGCTGTTCAGCTTCCCCAGCCTCGCCGCCTACGAGGAGTACCGCACCAAGTTCGGCGTCGACCCGGACTTCGTCGCCGCCGACGAGATCCGTGAGCGGTCGGGCTGCGTGCGCCGCTACGAGCGCACGTTCCTGCGACCGGTGCTGGACGCCTAG